The proteins below are encoded in one region of Aquisphaera giovannonii:
- a CDS encoding ECF-type sigma factor: MSASSSEPESGGSHAANAPSTPGPGVEQAAGRLLAMVYDELRVLAARKLAKEKAGQTLQATALVHEAFLRLVRGGDAASWQGRGHFYAAAAEAMRRILIENARRKGAEKHGGGRTRIELDFALDAADRAIGHSPEELLDLDEALRALAVEDPDAARIVELRIFAGLSVEGAAEVMGISRAGAYEQWTYGRAWLTARLRDGDPSGPRGRNPRDFVDIPEPDFA, encoded by the coding sequence TCACGCCGCGAATGCGCCCTCGACGCCCGGCCCGGGCGTCGAGCAGGCGGCCGGTCGGCTCCTCGCGATGGTCTACGATGAGCTCCGCGTGCTCGCGGCCCGCAAGCTGGCCAAGGAGAAGGCCGGGCAGACGCTGCAGGCGACGGCCCTGGTCCACGAGGCCTTCCTGCGGCTCGTCCGCGGCGGCGACGCCGCGAGCTGGCAGGGCCGAGGGCACTTCTACGCCGCGGCGGCCGAGGCCATGCGCCGCATCCTGATCGAGAACGCCCGGCGCAAGGGGGCGGAGAAGCACGGCGGCGGCCGCACGCGGATCGAGCTCGACTTCGCGCTCGACGCGGCCGATCGGGCGATCGGCCATTCGCCCGAAGAGCTGCTCGACCTGGACGAGGCCCTCAGGGCCCTGGCCGTCGAGGATCCGGACGCCGCCCGGATCGTCGAGCTCCGGATCTTCGCGGGGCTCTCCGTCGAGGGGGCCGCGGAGGTGATGGGGATCTCCCGCGCGGGCGCCTACGAGCAATGGACCTACGGGCGGGCCTGGCTCACCGCCCGCCTCCGCGACGGGGATCCGTCCGGGCCTCGCGGAAGAAATCCGCGCGACTTCGTGGACATTCCCGAGCCGGATTTCGCATGA